In Lolium rigidum isolate FL_2022 chromosome 3, APGP_CSIRO_Lrig_0.1, whole genome shotgun sequence, the genomic window CCCATCATGCACGACAGCGACCGCTACGAGCTGGTGCGCGACATCGGCTCCGGCAACTTCGGCGTCGCCCGCCTCATGCGCGACCGCCGCACCATGGAGCTCGTCGCCGTCAAGTACATCGAGCGCGGGGAGAAGGTAACCCCCTGCTTCCCCCCTTTACTCCTTGCGTCGATTGGGCCCCGTTTGACCAGTCTATTTTCCACCGTGTGCGGAATCCTGGCCGATTCGGTCTCTCGCTGATTCGGACCTGTTCGATTTCAGCTGCTCAGTTCTAGTAGTACCGAATCCTTCGATGATGTGTCACGTGTTGGGGTCAGAGAACCATATATCTCTATTCCGTGGAGCGAATTGGTTCCTTAAGCTTTAGATTTATTTTCGTTGCTTGTGATTATTGGATGTAGTATATATTTCTATATATTTCATGTGATATGGTATTATGGTTAGTACTCTCGGCCTCCACAGTAATAGTTTTGCTGGGGGAATGTAACATCCAGGATTGCATTGCACCAAATGCCAAAAATATTTACGAAATAGACCGAGGCAGTACCCAGCTGTATCTCCTTTGGCTGGTCATGCGGGTGCGCGTGCCACCCGCCCGGGTTCGATCCCGGATCGAGTGTTGGGTGACTCATTTGTATCATTATAAGCCACAAGGAGCAGCTCTGCCATAATTTACAAAATAAGAGCAAATTAGTGGCCATCTACTCTGCAGGCGAGCAGTGCTCGGTTGGGCAGTCGAGTGGTTGTATGCCTGCTAGGCAGAGATCGATTCTATGTGCCTCACCAATGCGTGCAGTTTTTCGCAGTGTTAGGCAACCTACCTGTTTAACTTAGGTGCCCAATGTGTGGTTGTGTGCATTTTTAGGGGTTCTATTGGCTAAAAGGTATATAAACACTCTGTATGCACAAACATCCCCAGAATTGATGGACTCACATCCAGATGAAATCATACTGACAGGCAAACCAACACTACTCAAACGAAGGCTCTACCTGGAATTTATTTAGATAGAGCAGAAGTACAATTTTCTATGGTTTAGTTGCAtttaacaaaagaaaaattataaGTAGAAATAAGTGGATGTAGTGATGTTTATAAGTGGCATGACGTGGCAAATCATACAACACGCTCACAAGTCCATTTTTGGAAATGGATGCCTTTCATGTTTCTTAGCAAAATTATCAAGCGGATACACCCACTCAAACTATTCAAATTGATATATAGCAAAACAAGTGTTTTGTTTCTTGTGTTACTTGGAAACATATTCCTTGTTAAATAACCCCTACATTTCCTTCCCACATAAATGCACGGTAAAGGCGTAAAGCTAAGCTAAACAGTTTACACCCTGTTGTTCCAGCAAATGGTTCATGGGCCCATGAATATTTTACCCTCCATATTTATCCAGCTACTCATGGTTTATATACTGCTATTCCATTTGAGATTAATGTGGGTGTATTTGATGACTGGTAGAGGGAGCACAAGCACAACTGAGTGCTTTTGGTCCAAGTCATCAGCTAATGCTCAAACCAAAACCATGTGTAACTCTTATCGCCATGAACTATTCTCctatttatcgaaaaaaatgaacTATTCCCCTGTTCCTGTTTAGTGCTTGGGTCAATCTACTAATGTAGGTAGATCCATATATGTCATCCTTAATTTTAAGAGAAACACTTATTGAGAGGCAGGAAACTATTGGTTTATACAATTAGGACATAAACTATTCATAAAACGAAAATCTTTTTTTAAAGTAATAAAATTATACACCTGTTTAGGAGGCAAAAGAAGGAATGTCTAGCACAATTGGATTTTTGTGGCTTGTTGTTACTTACTGTAAGTATCATAGTATAGACTAGAATGTGGAATGTAGAATGTGATTCTCAATCAACTGCTGCCTGTATCCTGTATCTTCACATGACAAGGCTTTAGTTACTCTTGAAAGAGAATGTAGTGCTATAAGTTTGGGGAAGGTCACTAGACAAGCCTGCTAAGAGTCACACCCAAAAAGGCACTTAATACTCTACCTCCAGAATCTGTTCCTGCTCTAAGTTCACAATCTGCTGCTAAGTTTGACTCCATTATACTCATGATTAGATTTAGCTTACTGGGCAATGCTTTTGTGGGAGCAATAAACTTTTATACGGTTATACCCTTGCTTGACTTGCTGCGGTCATTTCTTGGGAGGTTATTATAAGCAAGTTTTCCTTGTGTTATTGGGCCAGCAATCATCCGGTTATTTTTTAAATGTAAGGACATTTGAACGTAAGGGTTTACTAATTTCCCGGTTCTTATGGGCTTTCCTTTGGTAACAGCTCATATGAGAGCACATACTATGGGGCCCAGCATTAGTTTGTGATCACTATCAATAGTCAAGTCATTTGAGCTCCGTTTAGATGGAACTCAGATGGTGAGTGTGTGAGTGCAAGTATGAACATGTTCCCTCCATTGTATACATATTTTGACATTGGCTTGTCTTTTTAATGCAGATCCTTAATGATTGTGACTATCTGGTTCTTGTTTTATTATATATTTGATTTGTTCTGTTGTGCAGATAGACGAGAATGTCCAGCGTGAGATAATTAACCATAGATCACTGAAGCATCCAAACATCATTAGGTTTAAGGAGGTAAAACAAAGGGTTTTCATGACGCCTGTTCTCTAATTCACTATTTCCACCAAAGGAAGAGTAATGAAACAGCCAAATCCTTATGTGTCATGTATTTGCAGGTTATTTTAACTCCGACTCATCTTGCTATCGTGATGGAATATGCATCCGGTGGTGAGCTTTTCGAGAGAATATGTAAAAATGTACGATTCAGTGAAGATGAGGTCTGTATCTACTCTAGTCACTCTGGTGCATCTTTTTGTTGACCCATATTTTTTTGCATGAAACATTGTTGGGACTAACCGCATCCGTCTTTTGTTAGGCTCGCTACTTCTTCCAGCAGCTTATATCTGGAGTCAGCTACTGCCATTCGATGGTATTATTTGTTACATGACTCATCTTTCATCCTATTTTTACTGTGTGTTCATACGTTACAGTATGTTGAACTGTTCCATTTTGTCCTTATCTTCAAGCAAGTATGTCACCGTGACTTGAAGCTGGAGAACACACTGTTGGACGGTAGTCCTGCTCCTCGCTTGAAGATTTGTGATTTTGGCTATTCTAAGGTGCGTACCTAATCAAGTTCATTATTGTTCCAGatttttttatatgaatacaTTGCATTTGGCATCTTTCAAATGGTTCACAAGAAATTTGGGCCAATGTTCAAGTGGTTACATTATGTATTTCATGGTTTTGTGGCTTTGAGTTTACACACTATGGGCATGTTGTATTCATAGTTCCTTTCTAATAAACCATGACACACATTCTTCATTTCTGCAGTCTTCAGTTCTCCATTCACAACCAAAATCAACTGTAGGCACACCTGCTTATATTGCACCTGAAGTTCTGTTGAAGAAAGAATATGATGGCAAGGTACATAACTTCTCGAGCTATGTTAATACTTAAGGTGTGTACTATAGTTCACTGTATATGTAACTTAGTTTCAGGGACATAAACTGATAAAATGTCTTGCTCTTTGGTTCCCTAATCTGAATTAGTGTACAATGTATATTAAAGACTGCCCCCCtaatatgttcaccattaggCTGATAAAATGAACCCCTTTAGTCAAGATAGTACGTACACATATACCAATCTCATGGCCGAGCTATTGTATGGTGAAGTGTAGTATGGTGAAATCATTCACATGTTCTGAAGGAAACTGTACTAAATATTCAGTGACGTTTTCCCTGTTGCTCTTAATTTGCTGGTCCACTTTTCTGGGGCTCTTGCTTGATGTGTTTATGATGTGCTCCTAGTATGCTCCTTTCCGTGTCTGAAAGTGCGGGAATGTTACACATCCAAGTGTTTGTAAGTTTAATACAAAGCTGTTACCACTCATTGTTCACTGGTCATTAATGGTTATTAGTGGTAATCAGTTTGACGTAAGCACTGAAGAGGAACCTTAACAGCCAGCAAGGCAGCAACCTGGCCAGGAGCCATCCAAATTTGCTGTTTTTGATTAGTCTGACTTTCTGGAGAACTTGGTAGCTTTGGTGAAGTTACAAGTTGCCTTTAACATTTCGAATTAGTATCATTACACGTACTTATATTTGAATGTATGCAAACATAGGCAGGATAGACACAGATTGTTCAGATATCGTAGTACGTTATGGTTTTacaaataaaaaatttaaaagtTGGCATCAAAGTGTAAGCCTTCTCTTATTTCTAAAGGACCTGACTCAACGTCTAACCACTGATTCGCTGGTGTTAATTGGCTTGTTACCTCCCAAGGCAAGGAACCACATGCTC contains:
- the LOC124704384 gene encoding serine/threonine-protein kinase SAPK8-like isoform X1 translates to MAGAATDRAALTVGPGMDMPIMHDSDRYELVRDIGSGNFGVARLMRDRRTMELVAVKYIERGEKIDENVQREIINHRSLKHPNIIRFKEVILTPTHLAIVMEYASGGELFERICKNVRFSEDEARYFFQQLISGVSYCHSMQVCHRDLKLENTLLDGSPAPRLKICDFGYSKSSVLHSQPKSTVGTPAYIAPEVLLKKEYDGKIADVWSCGVTLYVMVVGSYPFEDPEEPKNFRKTIQRILNVQYSMPDNVDISPECRHLISRIFVGDPALRITIPEIRNHGWFLKNLPADLIDDDSMSSQYEEPEQPMQTMDQIMQILTEATIPPACSRINHILNDGLDMDDDMDDLESDSDLDIDSSGEIVYAM